From Novipirellula artificiosorum, the proteins below share one genomic window:
- a CDS encoding FmdB family zinc ribbon protein — protein sequence MPTYDYECGSCDHKLEIFQGINDPVKKKCPECGKNKLKRLFGSGAAIVFKGSGFYQTDYRSEGYKKAAKADKKTSSDSAGESKSSENKSKPKAEAKPKPKSTGKDA from the coding sequence ATGCCAACTTATGATTATGAATGTGGATCTTGCGATCACAAGCTTGAAATTTTTCAAGGGATCAATGATCCAGTGAAAAAGAAATGCCCCGAGTGTGGCAAGAATAAACTGAAGCGCCTGTTCGGTAGCGGGGCGGCGATTGTGTTCAAGGGAAGCGGTTTTTATCAAACCGATTATCGTAGCGAGGGCTACAAAAAAGCAGCCAAGGCAGATAAGAAAACTTCGAGCGATTCGGCGGGTGAATCCAAGAGCAGCGAAAACAAGAGCAAGCCAAAGGCCGAAGCGAAGCCCAAACCCAAATCGACAGGCAAGGACGCATAA
- a CDS encoding isochorismatase family protein has translation MPHVPSPLRLAAKRSSLLIIDLQEKLVPVIPSGEAVVEQTLRLIEAANLLEVPHAATVQYPRGLGGLVPAIAERVAPPEEKTAFSAAVCREAIDTWATQSRDQIVIVGIETHVCVLQTVLDLLAEGFRVYVVTEAVASRHGRDHETAIERMVNSGATMITAESVMFEWLETSKHPQFKAISQLVKKRR, from the coding sequence ATGCCCCATGTTCCCTCTCCACTGCGTTTAGCCGCCAAACGCAGTTCGCTGCTGATCATCGACTTGCAAGAAAAGTTGGTGCCGGTCATTCCGTCGGGTGAAGCCGTGGTTGAGCAAACGCTACGATTGATTGAAGCGGCCAATCTGCTTGAGGTTCCCCATGCTGCAACCGTGCAGTACCCACGGGGACTCGGCGGCTTAGTTCCCGCGATTGCGGAGCGAGTTGCGCCGCCCGAGGAAAAGACCGCGTTTAGCGCAGCGGTGTGCCGCGAAGCGATTGACACTTGGGCAACGCAGTCGCGTGACCAGATCGTCATCGTCGGTATTGAAACGCATGTTTGCGTGTTGCAAACGGTGCTGGATCTACTCGCCGAAGGGTTCCGAGTCTATGTGGTCACCGAGGCGGTCGCGTCCCGACACGGCCGCGACCACGAAACAGCGATCGAGCGGATGGTGAACTCCGGTGCGACGATGATCACAGCAGAATCGGTGATGTTTGAATGGCTGGAAACATCGAAGCACCCGCAATTTAAAGCGATCAGCCAGCTGGTCAAAAAGCGACGCTAG
- a CDS encoding DUF1559 family PulG-like putative transporter produces MSNQPPHPSGQSDPFTVPPAAPVQPQSSGNVVLWVVLGVIGVMMLMCGGVVVALLLPAINAGRHAAQRMSRSNNAKQVALGIHNYHAAYKQLPFTVNANSDGEETIGWRIALSPFVEGQAQWEAIDSNESWASSTNMAVFQNPPLSFQSPSGEIGETGIFAIVSDESMFPPTPYTIVRFRDVTDGLANTVMMVELPNRTTVWSSTENMTPDEAFAAIASMEDAQSAHLIMADGAVRAVTNSLERELFDALVTRAGGDDVLAGLEL; encoded by the coding sequence ATGTCCAATCAACCCCCGCATCCCTCTGGCCAAAGCGATCCCTTTACCGTTCCGCCCGCCGCTCCAGTGCAACCGCAGTCCTCCGGTAATGTGGTCCTTTGGGTCGTGCTGGGGGTGATCGGTGTGATGATGTTGATGTGCGGTGGAGTCGTTGTCGCCCTGCTGTTACCGGCGATCAACGCTGGACGTCATGCCGCGCAGCGGATGTCCCGATCCAATAATGCGAAGCAAGTGGCTCTTGGAATCCACAACTACCACGCGGCGTATAAGCAACTTCCCTTTACCGTCAATGCCAACTCGGACGGGGAAGAAACGATTGGCTGGCGAATTGCCCTGTCACCGTTTGTGGAAGGTCAAGCTCAGTGGGAGGCGATTGATTCGAATGAATCTTGGGCAAGTTCGACCAACATGGCCGTGTTTCAGAACCCACCCCTGTCCTTTCAGTCGCCCTCGGGGGAAATAGGGGAAACCGGCATTTTTGCGATCGTCTCGGATGAATCCATGTTTCCTCCAACGCCCTACACGATAGTTCGTTTTCGGGACGTCACCGACGGACTCGCCAATACCGTCATGATGGTTGAACTGCCCAATCGCACGACCGTCTGGTCGTCAACGGAAAACATGACTCCCGACGAAGCCTTTGCGGCGATCGCCTCGATGGAAGACGCTCAGTCGGCTCATTTGATCATGGCCGACGGTGCGGTCCGCGCCGTCACCAACAGCCTCGAGCGAGAGTTGTTTGATGCCCTTGTCACCCGAGCGGGTGGTGACGACGTGTTGGCTGGGCTAGAGCTTTAG